One Deinococcus sp. LM3 genomic region harbors:
- a CDS encoding DUF4870 domain-containing protein, protein MSRPLPVIPEPDRTPAIITHLSPLAGLLLPTLGNVLGPLVAWLAFRDRSSALDEQGKEALNFQLSFWLYGLVVGVLAFVLFSAGLIGGAVGAAAGTPDLGALAFLGTFGAFFLFFLPVMAVLGLVPFVFMIVAVVRVSAGQPYRYPLSIRFLR, encoded by the coding sequence ATGAGCCGTCCGTTACCTGTCATTCCGGAACCCGACCGTACTCCGGCGATCATCACGCACCTGTCGCCGCTGGCGGGGTTGCTGCTGCCGACCCTGGGGAATGTGCTGGGGCCGCTGGTGGCGTGGCTGGCGTTCCGGGACCGGAGCAGCGCGCTGGACGAGCAGGGGAAGGAAGCCCTGAATTTCCAGCTGAGTTTCTGGCTGTACGGGCTGGTGGTGGGAGTGCTGGCGTTCGTGCTGTTCAGCGCGGGCCTGATCGGTGGGGCGGTGGGGGCGGCGGCGGGCACGCCGGACCTGGGGGCGCTGGCGTTCCTGGGGACGTTCGGGGCGTTCTTTCTGTTCTTCCTGCCGGTGATGGCGGTGCTGGGGTTGGTGCCGTTCGTGTTCATGATCGTGGCGGTCGTGCGGGTCAGTGCGGGGCAGCCGTACCGGTACCCGCTGAGCATCCGTTTCCTGCGCTGA
- a CDS encoding prolipoprotein diacylglyceryl transferase: protein MDPVFLQIGSFTIAWYGVLITLGIVAGVWVGTKMARERGLDVDLFNDMILWMIIWGLVGARIVFVATSWNQFENTPFPRVLLDIVNLRQGGISIHGGLIGGILVMLYYARRKGMDFYRYADLCVPGVAFGIIGGRIGNIMNGTDTVGRVTGWPVGYRWPDSARAFHDGMCVRNPNADLDLSQYCQQIGGQMVMTAPVHFAQLYGVIIGVILSVAAYFWLRSRIPGWAFWQFWLWYSVLRAGWEETFRLNPLSPKAYLDQGLDAPGIGLFTDTHVISIPLILISIWMLVRLRRQGAPAAAPADTTLKPS from the coding sequence ATGGATCCTGTATTTCTTCAGATAGGCAGTTTCACGATTGCCTGGTATGGCGTGCTCATCACGCTCGGCATCGTGGCAGGCGTGTGGGTCGGCACGAAAATGGCGCGCGAACGCGGCCTGGACGTGGACCTCTTCAACGACATGATTCTCTGGATGATCATCTGGGGACTGGTGGGCGCGCGGATCGTGTTCGTGGCGACCTCCTGGAACCAGTTCGAGAACACGCCGTTCCCGCGCGTGCTGCTGGACATCGTGAACCTCCGGCAGGGGGGCATCAGCATTCACGGCGGCCTGATCGGCGGGATTCTGGTCATGCTGTACTACGCGCGACGCAAGGGCATGGACTTCTACCGCTACGCGGACCTGTGCGTGCCCGGCGTGGCGTTCGGGATCATCGGTGGGCGCATCGGGAACATCATGAACGGCACGGACACCGTGGGCCGCGTGACCGGCTGGCCGGTCGGCTACCGCTGGCCCGACAGCGCCCGCGCCTTCCATGACGGCATGTGCGTGCGCAACCCCAACGCGGACCTGGACCTGTCGCAGTACTGCCAGCAGATCGGCGGGCAGATGGTCATGACCGCCCCCGTTCACTTCGCGCAGCTGTACGGCGTGATCATCGGCGTGATCCTGTCGGTCGCGGCGTACTTCTGGCTGCGCAGCCGCATTCCCGGCTGGGCGTTCTGGCAGTTCTGGCTGTGGTACTCGGTGCTGCGCGCCGGCTGGGAGGAAACCTTCCGCCTGAACCCCCTGTCGCCCAAGGCGTACCTGGACCAGGGTCTGGACGCCCCCGGCATCGGCCTGTTCACCGACACGCACGTGATCAGCATTCCGCTGATCCTGATCAGCATCTGGATGCTGGTGCGCCTGCGCCGCCAGGGTGCGCCCGCCGCGGCGCCGGCCGACACGACCCTCAAACCTTCCTGA
- a CDS encoding MFS transporter: MTLLPPADSLPDPPALSDAARWRTFLWLWGSQALSVLGGGLSAFAMNIYLTQSRFPLEAQKPELAAALALTGLGWGAAAILGAPLAGALADRWNRRRMMITCDLLGALLLALGVLMVTLGTPPVWLLTLFTVGLGLVGTFHGSAFDTSYSSLVTRDRLPRANGMMQTLWSLSGLLSPALAALLIGLPALARQGEVPLVAGALAGLPDGVALALGIDAGSFLLAALVVSRLHWPQPPRRDGGRGRPSLAQDMRFGWTFIGRRPALLHLLLTFAGVNLLTSGVGVLHPLLLRFTLGVPADGTGAALATVWTALSAGGLLGGLLVSVTGGLKRRRVLGVLVPMIAAGTAHALSGVAGSLPLTAACVLAFGVMTPIMNAHSQSIWQAQVAPELQGRVFSVRRLIAQFTAPLSTALAGLLAAHGGAGSILLWSGVLMAVLASAQLLNPHLRRVEDPLPEAPPLTA, from the coding sequence ATGACCCTGCTGCCGCCTGCTGACTCCCTGCCCGACCCGCCCGCCCTGTCGGACGCGGCCCGCTGGCGGACGTTCCTGTGGCTGTGGGGTTCGCAGGCCTTGAGTGTGCTGGGGGGCGGCCTGAGTGCGTTTGCCATGAATATCTACCTGACGCAGTCCCGCTTTCCGCTGGAGGCGCAGAAGCCGGAGCTGGCGGCGGCGCTGGCCCTGACCGGGCTGGGGTGGGGCGCGGCGGCGATTCTGGGGGCTCCGCTGGCGGGGGCGCTGGCGGACCGCTGGAATCGGCGGCGCATGATGATCACCTGCGACCTGCTGGGGGCGCTGCTGCTGGCGCTGGGCGTGCTGATGGTCACGCTGGGCACACCGCCCGTGTGGCTGCTGACGCTGTTCACGGTGGGTCTGGGTCTGGTGGGTACGTTTCACGGGTCGGCGTTCGACACGAGTTACTCGTCGCTGGTCACGCGGGACCGCCTGCCGCGCGCGAACGGCATGATGCAGACCCTCTGGAGCCTGTCGGGGCTGCTGAGTCCGGCGCTGGCGGCGCTGCTGATCGGGTTGCCGGCCCTGGCGCGGCAGGGAGAGGTGCCCCTTGTGGCGGGGGCGCTGGCGGGCCTGCCGGACGGCGTGGCGCTGGCGCTGGGCATCGACGCGGGGTCGTTCCTGCTGGCGGCGCTGGTGGTGTCGCGCCTGCACTGGCCGCAACCGCCGCGCCGGGACGGGGGGCGCGGCCGGCCCTCGCTGGCGCAGGACATGCGTTTCGGGTGGACGTTCATCGGGCGGCGGCCCGCGCTGCTGCACCTGCTGCTGACCTTCGCGGGCGTGAACCTGCTGACCAGCGGCGTGGGCGTCCTGCACCCGCTGCTGCTGCGCTTCACGCTGGGCGTCCCGGCCGACGGGACCGGCGCGGCCCTGGCGACCGTCTGGACGGCCCTGAGTGCCGGGGGGCTGCTGGGCGGCCTGCTGGTCAGCGTGACGGGCGGCCTGAAGCGGCGGCGGGTGCTGGGCGTGCTGGTGCCCATGATCGCCGCCGGAACCGCGCACGCCCTGAGCGGCGTGGCGGGCAGCCTGCCGCTGACGGCCGCGTGCGTGCTGGCCTTCGGGGTGATGACGCCGATCATGAACGCGCACTCGCAGAGCATCTGGCAGGCGCAGGTCGCGCCGGAACTGCAGGGCCGGGTGTTCAGCGTGCGCCGACTGATCGCGCAGTTCACCGCGCCGCTCAGTACCGCGCTGGCCGGACTGCTCGCCGCGCACGGTGGGGCCGGGTCGATCCTGCTGTGGTCCGGAGTGCTGATGGCCGTCCTGGCGAGCGCGCAACTCCTGAACCCGCACCTGCGCCGCGTGGAGGACCCGCTGCCCGAAGCGCCGCCCCTCACGGCGTGA
- a CDS encoding SRPBCC family protein, producing MSESISIKQTIVVRARPDVLYRLALEPRRRVKWDPNLAKADYEGENARLANNTLVRFKFTRRLLGLSFTAKYGQLQAPQRGGWESVRHVGPLEKLTQGWVFKPMPGGTEVTFSLNARVRYRWVRTPVERVLNNMVATTLLELQRTVDAQGAQLMEDMGREMQERRKAEQKAAKEAAKEAAKAAKKKR from the coding sequence ATGTCCGAGTCCATCAGTATCAAGCAGACCATCGTGGTCAGGGCCCGTCCGGACGTGCTGTACCGGCTGGCGCTGGAACCCAGGCGGCGCGTCAAGTGGGACCCCAACCTCGCGAAAGCCGATTATGAGGGCGAGAACGCCCGGCTGGCGAACAACACGCTGGTGCGGTTCAAGTTCACGCGCCGCCTGCTGGGCCTGAGTTTCACCGCGAAGTACGGGCAGTTGCAGGCGCCGCAGCGGGGCGGCTGGGAGAGCGTTCGGCATGTGGGGCCGCTGGAGAAGCTCACGCAGGGCTGGGTGTTCAAGCCGATGCCCGGCGGGACCGAGGTGACGTTCAGCCTGAATGCCCGTGTCCGCTACCGCTGGGTGCGTACGCCGGTCGAGCGGGTGCTGAACAACATGGTCGCCACGACCCTGCTGGAGTTGCAGCGTACCGTGGACGCCCAGGGCGCGCAGCTGATGGAAGACATGGGCCGCGAGATGCAGGAGCGCCGCAAGGCCGAGCAGAAAGCGGCCAAGGAAGCGGCCAAGGAAGCGGCGAAGGCCGCGAAGAAGAAACGCTGA
- a CDS encoding YdcF family protein, with product MRSRGATLTLLPLAVAALLVAGFVLTPNLRVQNAATPHPTLVVLGAAQYAGKPSPAFQRRLDHALTLYRTGGVEQIVVTGGRRAGDPYTEGGVGTAYLARQGVPAGDLIAEERSRTTVQNLQNARAALRPETPVTLVTDEAHAPRALALARAIGLNANVSASPLSARVSRSYLLREKVALAAYALIGIRL from the coding sequence ATGCGTTCCCGGGGCGCCACCCTCACCCTGCTGCCACTGGCCGTGGCGGCCCTGCTCGTCGCGGGATTCGTCCTGACGCCCAACCTGCGCGTCCAGAACGCCGCCACGCCCCACCCCACCCTGGTCGTCCTGGGCGCCGCGCAGTACGCCGGGAAACCCAGCCCCGCCTTCCAGCGCCGCCTGGACCACGCCCTGACCCTTTACCGCACCGGAGGCGTGGAGCAGATCGTGGTCACGGGCGGCCGCCGCGCCGGGGACCCCTACACCGAAGGTGGCGTCGGCACCGCCTACCTCGCCCGCCAGGGCGTGCCCGCAGGCGACCTGATCGCCGAGGAACGCAGCCGCACCACCGTGCAGAACCTCCAGAACGCCCGCGCCGCCCTGCGCCCGGAGACACCCGTCACGCTCGTCACCGACGAGGCCCACGCCCCCCGCGCCCTGGCCCTGGCCCGCGCCATCGGCCTGAACGCCAACGTCAGCGCCAGCCCCCTCAGCGCGCGGGTCAGCCGCTCGTACCTGCTGCGCGAGAAAGTCGCCCTGGCCGCCTACGCCCTGATCGGCATCCGGCTGTAG
- a CDS encoding thioesterase family protein codes for MTRPVPHTRAQYPYHHPTPTRWADNDVYGHVNNVTYYAYFDTAVNAYLAARGALDIHGGAVIGLVVESGCAYFAPAAFPDTLSVGLRVGRLGSSSVRYELAVFREGDDAACAQGHFVHVYVDRDTRRPAPLPPALRAALDALHPG; via the coding sequence ATGACCCGCCCCGTTCCGCACACCCGCGCACAGTACCCGTACCACCATCCCACCCCGACCCGCTGGGCGGACAACGACGTGTACGGGCACGTGAACAACGTGACGTACTACGCGTACTTCGATACGGCCGTGAACGCCTACCTCGCGGCGCGCGGCGCGCTGGACATTCATGGGGGGGCGGTGATCGGGCTGGTCGTGGAGAGCGGCTGCGCGTACTTCGCTCCCGCCGCGTTCCCAGACACGCTCAGCGTGGGCCTGCGCGTGGGCCGCCTGGGCAGCAGCAGCGTCCGCTACGAACTGGCCGTGTTCCGCGAAGGGGACGACGCGGCCTGCGCGCAGGGGCATTTCGTGCATGTGTACGTGGACCGGGACACCCGCCGCCCCGCCCCGCTGCCACCCGCGTTGCGCGCCGCGCTGGACGCCCTGCACCCCGGCTGA
- the rnhA gene encoding ribonuclease HI, producing the protein MGDHVELYSDGACDTQAGHGGWATILNCKGKELVLSGHEEGTTNNRMELRGLLEGLKVLKRPCHVTVVTDSQYLRKAFTDGWILNWQRNGWKTAAKDPVKNQDLWEELIAQAKTHALTFVWVKGHAGHGENERVDELAVQERKKLRQK; encoded by the coding sequence GTGGGCGACCACGTCGAACTGTACAGCGACGGCGCCTGCGACACACAGGCCGGACACGGCGGCTGGGCCACCATCCTCAACTGCAAAGGCAAGGAACTCGTCCTCAGCGGCCACGAGGAAGGCACCACCAACAACCGCATGGAACTGCGCGGCCTGCTCGAAGGCCTGAAAGTCCTCAAACGCCCCTGCCACGTCACCGTCGTCACCGACAGCCAGTACCTCCGCAAGGCCTTCACGGACGGCTGGATCCTGAACTGGCAACGCAACGGCTGGAAAACCGCCGCCAAGGACCCCGTGAAAAACCAGGACCTCTGGGAAGAACTGATCGCGCAGGCCAAAACGCACGCCCTGACCTTCGTGTGGGTCAAGGGCCACGCCGGGCACGGCGAGAACGAACGCGTCGACGAACTCGCCGTGCAGGAACGTAAGAAACTGCGGCAGAAGTAA
- a CDS encoding PIG-L deacetylase family protein has translation MRIMAVFAHPDDEIGCMGTLAKHAARGDEVMLVWTTLGELASQFGDAPHAEVTRVRREHGAWVAAQIGAQHHFFDMGDSRMTGGRGEALQLARLYARFRPNAVITWSDDHPHPDHRMTAKIAFDAVTLARIPKIVNEVGGGVAMPPAPDLSGDDAVESGEDVRRLDAWREPVRFYQYYAPASPYPEVSVDITDTIDVAGRVMEYYHDFYRWQWTKEQFLEGRAGVGRLTGVRYAERFNLRVSQLPARAYLD, from the coding sequence ATGCGGATCATGGCTGTGTTTGCGCACCCGGACGACGAGATCGGGTGCATGGGGACCCTGGCGAAGCACGCGGCGCGTGGCGACGAGGTCATGCTGGTCTGGACGACGCTGGGCGAACTGGCCAGTCAGTTCGGGGACGCGCCTCACGCGGAGGTCACGCGGGTGCGCCGCGAGCATGGCGCGTGGGTGGCGGCGCAGATCGGGGCGCAGCATCACTTCTTCGACATGGGGGACAGCCGCATGACGGGCGGGCGGGGCGAGGCACTGCAACTGGCGCGGCTGTACGCGCGGTTCCGGCCGAACGCCGTGATCACCTGGAGTGACGATCACCCGCACCCGGATCACCGCATGACCGCGAAGATCGCCTTCGATGCGGTCACGCTGGCCCGCATTCCGAAGATCGTGAACGAGGTGGGCGGCGGGGTGGCCATGCCGCCCGCCCCGGACCTGAGCGGCGACGACGCCGTGGAAAGTGGCGAGGACGTGCGCCGTCTGGACGCGTGGCGCGAGCCGGTGCGCTTCTATCAGTACTACGCGCCGGCCAGTCCGTACCCGGAGGTCAGCGTGGACATCACGGACACCATCGACGTGGCGGGCCGCGTGATGGAGTACTACCACGACTTCTACCGCTGGCAGTGGACGAAAGAGCAGTTTCTGGAGGGCCGCGCGGGCGTGGGGCGGCTGACGGGCGTGCGGTACGCCGAGCGCTTCAACCTGCGCGTGTCGCAGCTACCGGCGCGGGCCTACCTGGACTGA
- the topA gene encoding type I DNA topoisomerase — MPRTLVIVESPAKARTIEKYLGQGYAVESSIGHIRDLPKSAADIPEKYKGKAWARLGLDVEHDFQPLYVVSPEKKAHVAKLRKLAAEADEIILATDDDREGESIAWHLFQELNPKVPVKRMVFHEITREAIQAAIASPRQIDTNLVEAQEARRALDRLYGYEVSPVLWKKVKPKLSAGRVQSVATRMLVERERERMRFVSASWWDLLITGKTADAQTFPARLTDVAGPDKTVQKLALGRDFDPLTGRLKAGVTARLLTEAEARALAEGLTGQPLTVTSAEEKPFTQRPYPPFITSTLQQEGSRKLGFAATRTMRAAQRLYEQGYITYMRTDSTNLSTEAVTAARTQVTQMYGPSYLSPQPRVYAKKAKNAQEAHEAIRPAGSAFRTPESLRAELSGDEWRLYDLIWKRTVACQMADARGRSLRVRLGGQTKAGEAVGLSASGRTIDFPGFLRAYVEGSDDPGAALEDRETPLPPLKEGERVTAESVKPEGHDTQPPARYTEASLVQSLEGAGIGRPSTYASILGTIQDRGYATKKGQALVPTWTAFATSALLEHHFASLVDYDFTAKMEEDLDDIAGGRAQRVPYLRRFYLGDQGEGMALRPLIDRQMGEIDARSIATISVPRLEGTGIEVRVGRYGPYMERGEQKANLPEDMAPDELTAEKAEEIMARPSGERPLGTDPDTGLPVVARAGRYGPYVTLGDTNPPVRSASLFPTDDLDTLSLDRALKLLSLPRLVGTSGGEEVWALNGKYGPYLKRGSDSRSLTSHEHLFEVGIQEAEALFLQPRFGKGRVAAPPLQTFEIEGRAPILLKSGRFGPYLTDGERNATLRKGEDEGTLSAERALEILEERGKEPKKKPGKASPKKAAAKTPAKAGAKKPAASKASTGKSSTGKASAGKTATKKPATKTAARKPAAKAAPAKATFTWAQLKAHLGVLSAQEQQLVTATREQGRKVDDVAPELGLDVKKAKGMALQASKKLNQAARGE; from the coding sequence ATGCCCAGAACCCTTGTCATTGTCGAGTCGCCTGCCAAAGCCCGCACCATCGAGAAGTACCTCGGACAGGGGTACGCGGTGGAGTCTTCCATCGGGCATATCCGCGACCTGCCGAAAAGTGCGGCGGACATCCCGGAGAAATACAAGGGCAAGGCCTGGGCCCGCCTGGGCCTGGACGTCGAGCATGACTTCCAGCCGCTGTACGTCGTGTCGCCCGAGAAGAAGGCGCACGTGGCGAAACTGCGCAAGCTGGCGGCCGAGGCCGACGAGATCATCCTGGCGACCGACGATGACCGCGAGGGTGAGAGCATCGCGTGGCACCTGTTTCAGGAACTGAACCCGAAGGTGCCGGTCAAGCGCATGGTGTTCCACGAGATCACCCGGGAAGCCATTCAGGCGGCGATTGCCAGCCCGCGCCAGATCGACACGAACCTCGTGGAGGCGCAGGAGGCCCGCCGCGCCCTGGACCGCCTGTACGGTTACGAGGTCAGCCCGGTCCTGTGGAAGAAGGTCAAGCCGAAGCTCTCGGCGGGCCGCGTGCAGAGCGTGGCGACCCGCATGCTGGTGGAACGTGAGCGCGAACGCATGCGCTTTGTCAGTGCGTCGTGGTGGGATCTGCTGATCACCGGGAAAACGGCGGACGCGCAGACCTTCCCGGCCCGCCTGACCGACGTGGCCGGCCCGGATAAGACGGTGCAGAAGCTGGCGCTGGGCCGTGACTTCGACCCGCTGACCGGGCGACTGAAAGCGGGTGTGACCGCCCGATTGCTGACCGAGGCCGAGGCCCGCGCCCTGGCCGAAGGTCTGACCGGGCAGCCCCTGACGGTCACGAGCGCCGAGGAGAAACCCTTCACGCAGCGGCCCTACCCGCCGTTCATCACGTCCACGTTGCAGCAGGAGGGGAGCCGCAAGCTGGGCTTCGCCGCCACGCGCACCATGCGCGCCGCGCAGCGACTGTACGAGCAGGGCTACATCACGTACATGCGCACCGACAGTACCAACCTGAGCACCGAGGCGGTCACGGCGGCCCGCACGCAGGTCACGCAGATGTACGGCCCCAGTTACCTGTCGCCGCAGCCGCGCGTGTACGCCAAGAAAGCCAAGAACGCCCAGGAGGCCCACGAGGCGATCCGCCCGGCCGGAAGTGCCTTCCGCACGCCCGAGAGCCTGCGCGCCGAACTGAGCGGCGACGAGTGGCGCCTGTACGACCTGATCTGGAAACGCACCGTCGCCTGCCAGATGGCCGACGCGCGCGGCCGCAGCCTGCGCGTCCGCCTGGGCGGACAGACCAAGGCGGGCGAGGCGGTCGGCCTGAGCGCCTCGGGCCGCACCATCGACTTCCCCGGCTTCCTGCGCGCCTACGTGGAGGGCAGCGACGACCCGGGCGCCGCGCTGGAAGACCGCGAGACGCCCCTGCCGCCCCTGAAGGAAGGCGAGCGCGTCACCGCCGAGAGCGTCAAGCCCGAGGGCCACGACACGCAGCCCCCCGCCCGCTACACCGAGGCGTCGCTGGTGCAGTCGCTGGAAGGCGCGGGCATCGGCCGCCCCAGCACGTACGCCAGCATCCTGGGCACCATCCAGGACCGTGGGTACGCCACCAAGAAAGGGCAGGCGCTGGTGCCGACCTGGACGGCCTTCGCCACCAGCGCCCTGCTGGAACACCACTTCGCGTCGCTGGTGGACTACGACTTCACCGCCAAGATGGAAGAGGACCTCGACGACATCGCGGGCGGCCGCGCCCAGCGGGTGCCGTACCTGCGGCGCTTCTACCTGGGTGACCAGGGCGAGGGCATGGCCCTGCGGCCCCTGATCGACCGGCAGATGGGCGAGATCGACGCGCGCAGCATCGCCACCATCAGCGTGCCCCGCCTGGAAGGCACCGGTATCGAGGTCCGCGTGGGCCGCTACGGCCCGTACATGGAACGCGGCGAGCAGAAAGCCAACCTGCCCGAGGACATGGCCCCCGACGAACTGACCGCCGAGAAGGCCGAGGAGATCATGGCCCGCCCCAGCGGCGAGCGGCCCCTGGGCACCGACCCCGACACCGGCCTGCCCGTCGTGGCCCGCGCCGGACGCTACGGCCCGTACGTGACGCTGGGCGACACGAACCCCCCGGTGCGCAGCGCCAGCCTGTTCCCCACCGACGACCTGGACACCCTGAGCCTGGACCGCGCCCTGAAACTCCTGAGTCTGCCCCGACTGGTCGGCACGAGCGGCGGCGAGGAAGTCTGGGCGCTGAACGGCAAGTACGGCCCGTACCTCAAGCGCGGCAGCGACAGCCGCAGCCTGACCAGCCACGAGCACCTGTTCGAGGTCGGCATCCAGGAGGCCGAGGCGCTGTTCCTGCAACCCCGCTTCGGGAAGGGCCGCGTGGCCGCCCCGCCCCTCCAGACCTTTGAGATCGAGGGCCGCGCGCCCATCCTGCTGAAATCCGGCCGTTTCGGACCGTACCTGACCGACGGGGAACGCAACGCCACCCTGCGCAAGGGCGAGGACGAGGGCACCCTGAGCGCCGAACGCGCCCTGGAAATCCTGGAGGAACGCGGCAAGGAACCCAAGAAGAAACCCGGCAAGGCCAGCCCGAAGAAAGCGGCCGCCAAAACCCCGGCCAAGGCGGGTGCCAAGAAACCCGCCGCCAGCAAGGCCAGCACCGGCAAGAGCAGCACCGGTAAGGCCAGTGCTGGCAAGACCGCCACCAAGAAACCGGCGACCAAGACCGCTGCAAGGAAACCCGCCGCGAAAGCCGCGCCCGCCAAGGCGACCTTCACCTGGGCGCAACTCAAGGCCCACCTGGGCGTCCTGAGTGCCCAGGAGCAGCAACTCGTGACCGCCACCCGCGAACAGGGCCGCAAGGTCGACGACGTGGCCCCCGAACTGGGCCTGGATGTCAAGAAGGCCAAGGGCATGGCGTTGCAGGCCAGCAAGAAACTGAACCAGGCGGCGCGCGGAGAGTAA
- the glmU gene encoding bifunctional UDP-N-acetylglucosamine diphosphorylase/glucosamine-1-phosphate N-acetyltransferase GlmU, producing the protein MTDTNRPLDVVILAAGQGTRMKSSLPKVLHPVAGRPMVAWSVKAARELGARNVVVVTGHGAEAVEAALAGSGVVFARQEQQLGTGHAFLAGMDALDDHREADVLVLYGDTPLLRTETLRDLLADHRERSGAFTVLTGVLPDATGYGRIIRDAQGNVERIVEQKDATPEERAVGEFNSGVYLMDARANELAHRITNENASGEYYLTDLLGLYRAEGAEAHAFRLNDPDEVMGANDRTGLAEAENIIRARITQAHMRAGVTIHMPETVYIEDTVVLGRDVTLEPGVILRGDTRVADGAQIGAYSVITDSVLEEGVIVKPHSVLEGAQVGARSDVGPFARLRPGTVLGEAVHIGNFVETKNARLAQGVKAGHLAYLGDVSIGDETNVGAGTIIANFDGVNKHPSRIGAGVFIGSNSTIVAPRVIGDAAFIAGGSTVHDDVPEGALAVARGKQRNLEGWSHRYWSGLREKVQTKLPWLAGWLDRQG; encoded by the coding sequence ATGACTGATACGAACCGTCCGCTGGACGTGGTGATCCTGGCCGCCGGTCAGGGCACGCGCATGAAATCCTCGCTGCCGAAGGTACTGCACCCGGTCGCGGGCCGCCCGATGGTCGCGTGGTCCGTGAAGGCCGCGCGGGAACTGGGCGCCCGGAACGTGGTCGTCGTGACCGGGCACGGGGCCGAGGCGGTCGAGGCGGCCCTGGCCGGGAGCGGCGTGGTGTTCGCGCGCCAGGAGCAGCAGCTGGGCACCGGGCACGCGTTCCTGGCGGGCATGGACGCCCTGGACGACCACCGGGAGGCGGACGTGCTGGTGCTGTACGGCGACACGCCGCTGCTGCGCACCGAGACGCTGCGCGACCTGCTGGCCGACCACCGCGAGCGTAGCGGGGCGTTCACGGTCCTGACCGGTGTGCTGCCGGACGCGACCGGGTACGGCCGGATCATCCGGGACGCGCAGGGGAACGTGGAACGCATCGTGGAGCAGAAGGACGCCACGCCCGAGGAACGCGCCGTGGGTGAATTCAACTCGGGCGTGTACCTGATGGACGCCCGCGCGAACGAACTGGCCCACCGCATCACGAACGAGAACGCCAGCGGCGAGTACTACCTGACGGACCTGCTCGGCCTGTACCGCGCCGAGGGGGCCGAGGCGCACGCGTTCCGCCTGAACGACCCGGACGAGGTCATGGGCGCCAACGACCGCACGGGGCTGGCCGAGGCGGAGAACATCATCCGGGCGCGCATCACGCAGGCGCACATGCGGGCCGGGGTGACCATCCACATGCCGGAGACGGTGTACATCGAGGACACGGTCGTGCTGGGCCGCGACGTGACCCTGGAGCCCGGCGTGATCCTGCGCGGCGACACGCGCGTGGCGGACGGCGCCCAGATCGGTGCGTACTCGGTCATCACGGACAGCGTGCTGGAAGAGGGTGTGATCGTGAAGCCCCACAGCGTGCTGGAAGGCGCGCAGGTGGGCGCCCGCAGTGATGTGGGGCCGTTCGCACGCCTGCGCCCCGGCACGGTGCTGGGCGAGGCGGTGCACATCGGGAACTTCGTGGAAACCAAGAACGCCCGTCTCGCGCAGGGCGTGAAGGCCGGGCACCTCGCGTACCTGGGTGACGTGAGCATCGGCGACGAGACGAACGTGGGGGCCGGGACCATCATCGCGAACTTCGACGGCGTGAACAAACACCCCAGCCGCATCGGGGCCGGCGTGTTCATCGGCAGTAACTCCACCATCGTCGCGCCCCGCGTGATCGGGGACGCCGCCTTCATCGCGGGCGGCAGCACCGTCCACGACGACGTGCCCGAGGGAGCCCTGGCCGTCGCGCGCGGCAAGCAGCGCAACCTCGAAGGTTGGTCCCACCGCTACTGGAGCGGCCTGCGCGAGAAGGTGCAGACGAAACTGCCGTGGCTGGCCGGTTGGCTCGACCGGCAGGGCTGA